A single Vulpes lagopus strain Blue_001 chromosome 3, ASM1834538v1, whole genome shotgun sequence DNA region contains:
- the IL12B gene encoding interleukin-12 subunit beta, which produces MHPQQLVISWFSLVLLASPLMAVWELEKDVYVVELDWHPDAPGEMVVLTCHTPEEDDITWTSAQSSEVLGSGKTLTIQVKEFGDAGQYTCHKGGKVLSRSLLLIHKKEDGIWSTDILKEQKESKNKIFLKCEAKNYSGRFTCWWLTAISTDLKFRVKSSRGFSDPQGVTCGAVTLSAERVRMDNRDYKKYTVECQEGSACPSAEESLPIEVVVDAIHKLKYENYTSSFFIRDIIKPDPPTNLQLKPLKNSRHVELSWEYPDTWSTPHSYFSLTFCIQAQGKNNREKKDRLCVDKTSAKVVCHKDAKIRVQARDRYYSSSWSDWASVSCS; this is translated from the exons ATGCATCCTCAGCAGTTGGTCATCTCCTGGTTTTCCCTCGTTTTGCTGGCGTCTCCCCTCATGGCTGTATGGGAACTGGAGAAAGATG TTTATGTTGTAGAGTTGGATTGGCACCCTGATGCCCCCGGAGAAATGGTGGTCCTCACCTGCCATACCCCTGAAGAAGATGACATCACTTGGACTTCAGCGCAGAGCAGTGAAGTCCTAGGCTCTGGTAAAACTCTGACCATCCAAGTCAAAGAATTTGGAGATGCTGGCCAGTATACCTGCCATAAAGGAGGCAAGGTTCTGAGCCGCTCACTCCTGTTGATTCACAAAAAAGAAGATGGAATTTGGTCCACTGATATCTTAAAGGAACAGAAAG AATCCAAAAATAAGATCTTTCTGAAATGTGAGGCAAAGAATTATTCTGGACGTTTCACATGCTGGTGGCTGACGGCAATCAGTACTGATTTGAAATTCAGAGTCAAAAGTAGCAGAGG CTTCTCTGACCCCCAAGGGGTGACATGTGGAGCAGTGACACTTTCAGCAGAGAGGGTCAGAATGGACAACAGGGATTATAAGAAGTACACAGTGGAGTGTCAGGAGGGCAGTGCCTGCCCCTCTGCCGAGGAGAGCCTACCCATCGAGGTCGTGGTGGATGCTATTCACAAGCTCAAATATGAAAACTACACCAGCAGCTTCTTCATCAGAGACATCA TCAAACCAGACCCACCCACAAACCTGCAGCTGAAGCCATTGAAAAATTCTCGGCACGTGGAGCTCAGCTGGGAATACCCCGACACCTGGAGCACCCCACATTCCTACTTCTCCCTGACATTTTGCATACAGGCCCAGGGCAAGAACAATAGAGAAAAG AAAGATAGACTCTGCGTGGACAAGACCTCAGCCAAGGTTGTGTGCCACAAGGATGCCAAGATCCGCGTGCAAGCCCGAGACCGCTACTATAGTTCATCCTGGAGCGACTGGGCATCTGTGTCCTGCAGTTAG